From a region of the Tursiops truncatus isolate mTurTru1 chromosome 2, mTurTru1.mat.Y, whole genome shotgun sequence genome:
- the PLD4 gene encoding 5'-3' exonuclease PLD4 — protein sequence MNAKAGPLEVRGALALLCLSAVTLTYVLWQALSPSTWGHVHPEEGPTTSQGLGSSLAWAPLGGEARRHQQNDSCRLVLVESIPQDLPPAPGSPSAQPLAQAWLQLLDAARERVHVASFYWSLTGPDTGVNDSSSQLGEALLQKLQQLLDRNVSLAVATSTPTLVQNSTDLQVLVARGAQVRHVPMGRLTGGVLHSKFWVVDGRHVYVGSANMDWRSLTQVKELGAIIYNCSCLAQDLEKTFRTYWVLGVPKAVLPRPWPRNFSSHINRFQPLRDYFDGVPTTAYFSASPPALCPSGRTWDLDALLAVIGGAREFIYASVMEYFPTTRFSHPARYWPVLDTALRVAAVSRGVRVRLLVSCWLNTDPSMFPYLRSLQALSNPAANVFVDVKVFIVPVRNHSNIPFSRVNHSKFMVTEKAAYIGTSNWSEDYFSSTSGVGLVVSQRASSAQPGAATVQGQMRQLFERDWSSRYAVGLDGQAQGQDCVWQG from the exons ATGAACGCCAAGGCAGGACCCCTGGAG GTGCGGGGGGCTCTGGCCCTGCTGTGTCTGAGCGCGGTGACCCTCACCTACGTGCTGTGGCAAGCGctctctccctccacctgggGCCACGTGCACCCCGAGGAAGGGCCCACCACGTCTCAGGGCCTTGGCTCCAGCCTGGCCTGGGcgcccctgggaggggaggccCGGCGGCATCAGCAGAACGACTCCTGCCG GCTTGTCCTCGTGGAAAGCATCCCCCAGGACCTGCCGCCTGCACCAGGCAGCCCGtctgcccagcccctggcccaggcCTGGCTGCAGCTGCTGGACGCCGCCCGGGAGCGTGTCCACGTGGCCTCCTTCTACTGGTCCCTCACGGGGCCCGACACTGGGGTCAATGACTCTTCTTCCCAGCTG GGAGAGGCCCTTCTGCAGAAGCTGCAGCAACTGCTGGACAGAAACGTTTCCCTGGCTGTGGCCACCAGCACCCCGACACTGGTCCAGAACTCCACCGACCTGCAGGTCCTGGTGGCCCGAG GTGCCCAGGTGCGACACGTGCCCATGGGAAGGCTCACCGGTGGCGTTTTGCACTCCAAGTTCTGGGTCGTGGATGGGCGGCACGTCTATGTGGGCAGCGCCAACATGGACTGGCGGTCGCTGACACAG GTGAAGGAGCTCGGGGCCATCATCTACAACTGCAGCTGCCTGGCCCAGGACCTGGAGAAGACCTTCCGGACCTACTGGGTGCTGGGGGTGCCGAAGGCTGTCCTCCCCAGACCCTGGCCGCGGAACTTCTCCTCCCACATCAACCGCTTCCAGCCCCTCCGGGACTACTTTGACGGGGTGCCCACCACTGCCTACTTCTCG GCATCGCCGCCCGCACTCTGCCCCAGCGGCCGCACCTGGGACCTGGACGCGCTGCTGGCGGTGATAGGGGGCGCCCGGGAGTTCATCTATGCCTCGGTGATGGAGTATTTCCCCACGACACGCTTCAGCCACCCTGCCAG gtACTGGCCGGTGCTGGACACGGCGCTGCGGGTGGCGGCCGTCAGCAGGGGTGTGCGCGTACGCCTGCTGGTCAGCTGCTGGCTCAACACGGACCCCAGCATGTTCCCCTACCTGCGGTCCCTGCAGGCCCTCAGCAACCCCGCAGCCAACGTGTTCGTGGACGTG AAAGTCTTCATTGTGCCCGTGAGGAACCACTCCAACATCCCCTTCAGCAGGGTGAACCACAGCAAGTTCATGGTCACAGAGAAGGCGGCCTACATAG GCACTTCCAACTGGTCCGAAGATTACTTCAGCAGCACCTCGGGTGTGGGCCTGGTGGTCAGCCAGAGGGCCTCCAGCGCCCAGCCAGGGGCGGCCACCGTGCAAGGGCAGATGCGGCAACTGTTTGAGCGAGACTGGAGCTCCCGCTACGCTGTGGGCCTGGACGGACAGGCCCAGGGCCAGGACTGTGTTTGGCAGGGCTGA